AACCATTCCTTATAGTAACTGCATTGCATGTATCCCATGTACAAGCATCCGTTATCTGTGCCAAAAAGCacaaattgttgatgaaaattcGTAGTGGTGGCCATGACTATGAAGGGGTCTCTTACGTGGCTGGAGATCCATTCTTCATCCTTGACATGTTCTCACTCCGATCCATTGAGGTTGACATAGACGACGAGACCGCTTGGGTTCAAACTGGTGCAACGCTTGGAGAAGTTTATTATCGAATTGGTGAGAAGAGTAAAATTCACGGTTTCCCAGCAGGGGTTTGTCCCTCTGTTGGAGTGGGAGGTCACATAAGTGGTGGTGGCTACGGCAATATGATGAGAAAATATGGTCTCACAGTAGATAATGTTATTGATGCACAAATGGTTGATGTTGAAGGTAGATTGCTTGATAGAAAATCCATGGGGGAAGATCTCTTTTGGGCCATCACAGGTGGTGGAGGATCTAGCTTTGGCGTCATCATTGCCTACAAAATAAAGCTAGTTCGAGTTCCAGATACAGTCACTGTTTTTAAAGTTGCAAAAACCCTCGAGGAAAATGCTACTGATATAGTCTATAAATGGCAGCATGTTGCATCAGCTATCAGTCACGACCTTTTCATTAGACTTATCTTGGACGTTGTAAACGATACACAAAAAGGAACAAAGACCGGAAGAGCAACATTCGTAGCTTTATTCCTTGGTGACTCGAAAAGCCTTGTTTCTCTCTTGAGTGAAAAGTTTCCTCAATTGGTTGTGAAGCAATCTGATTCTATTGAAACAAGTTGGCTTCGTTCTGTGTTGTTTTTCGCAGACATCAACATTTCAGAACCTGTTGAGATTTTGCTTGACAGACAACCAAAATCACTCATATACTTGAAAAGGAAATCTGATTATGTAAAGAAACCAATTTCCAAAGCAGGGTTGGAAGGGATTTGGAAGAAGATGATCGAGTTGGATAATacagtaaaattatatttcaatccTTATGGTGGAAGAATGTCTGAGATTCCATCAACAGCAACACCTTTCCCTCATCGAGCTGGGAACCTATGGAAGATCCAATACCAAGCAAATTGGAATGAGGCAGG
This portion of the Vigna unguiculata cultivar IT97K-499-35 chromosome 6, ASM411807v1, whole genome shotgun sequence genome encodes:
- the LOC114189232 gene encoding berberine bridge enzyme-like 8, with translation MEVIPSHRIQPSLFLITVLLSVIEFSASAANSTTPNTFLRCLLNHSESSHPIHSAIFTINNHSFSSVLQAQIRNLRFNTSTTQKPFLIVTALHVSHVQASVICAKKHKLLMKIRSGGHDYEGVSYVAGDPFFILDMFSLRSIEVDIDDETAWVQTGATLGEVYYRIGEKSKIHGFPAGVCPSVGVGGHISGGGYGNMMRKYGLTVDNVIDAQMVDVEGRLLDRKSMGEDLFWAITGGGGSSFGVIIAYKIKLVRVPDTVTVFKVAKTLEENATDIVYKWQHVASAISHDLFIRLILDVVNDTQKGTKTGRATFVALFLGDSKSLVSLLSEKFPQLVVKQSDSIETSWLRSVLFFADINISEPVEILLDRQPKSLIYLKRKSDYVKKPISKAGLEGIWKKMIELDNTVKLYFNPYGGRMSEIPSTATPFPHRAGNLWKIQYQANWNEAGKQFVDHYIKMARVLHNYMTPFVSNNPRQAFFNYRDFDLGINYNGMNSYTEGRVYGVKYFKNNFNRLVEIKTKVDPHNFFRNEQSIPTLPHVKS